Proteins encoded within one genomic window of Brassica rapa cultivar Chiifu-401-42 chromosome A09, CAAS_Brap_v3.01, whole genome shotgun sequence:
- the LOC103837905 gene encoding 3-hydroxyacyl-[acyl-carrier-protein] dehydratase FabZ, whose product MGLLIYSKNVTKWIKQLRLPGQSKQDHWTLRFFVCKQNIFSLSSSSSLFTVIIMATASNSVLFLSSDSLSHHHNHTRTHLHLSSSRSHSVSLNRTKQQSTSLALHCSNNGDNVSSPIELKFPTFPTVMDINQIREILPHRFPFLLVDRVIEYTPGVSAVAIKNVTINDNFFPGHFPDRPIMPGVLMIEAMAQVGGIVMLQPEVGGGSQDNNIFFAGIDKVRFRKPVIAGDTLVMRMTLVKFQKRFGLAKMEGKAYVGGSLVCEGEFMMVSAGSS is encoded by the exons atGGGCCTTTTGATATATTCGAAGAACGTAACCAAATGGATTAAACAATTACGTCTTCCTGGACAATCAAAACAAGACCATTGGACTCTCCGCTTCTTCGTCTGCAAACAAAACATCTtctcactctcttcttcttcttccctcttTACTGTGATAATAATGGCTACTGCATCCAACTCGGTACTCTTCCTGAGCTCTGACTCACTGAGTCATCATCACAACCATACCAGAACCCACCTCCATCTCTCCTCCTCTAGATCCCATTCAGTTTCTCTCAACCGTACCAAGCAACAATCCACTTCCCTGGCGCTTCATTGCTCCAACAATGGCGATAACGTCTCATCCCCAATCGAACTCA AGTTCCCAACGTTTCCAACGGTCATGGACATTAACCAGATCAGAGAGATACTGCCTCACAG GTTCCCGTTTCTGCTGGTGGATAGAGTGATCGAGTATACACCTGGCGTTTCAGCTGTAGCTATCAAGAACGTTACAATCAATGACAACTTCTTCCCTGGTCATTTCCCTGATCGACCCATCATGCCTGGTGTTCTTATGATTGAG GCGATGGCGCAAGTGGGAGGAATAGTAATGCTGCAGCCGGAAGTAGGAGGAGGGTCTCAGGATAATAACATCTTCTTTGCTGGTATTGATAAAGTGAGGTTCCGCAAGCCTGTGATCGCAGGAGACACGTTGGTGATGAGGATGACTCTTGTCAAGTTCCAGAAACGGTTCGGGCTTGCTAAGATGGAAGGTAAAGCTTATGTGGGTGGCTCTTTGGTCTGCGAGGGCGAGTTCATGATGGTTTCTGCTGGCAGTTCTTGA
- the LOC103837910 gene encoding PLAT domain-containing protein 2 → MARCDVLLLTVLVIATFSSVSFADDDAECVYTFYLRTGSIWKAGTESIISARIYDKYGDYIGIRNLEAWGGLMGPGYKYYERGNLDIFSGKAPCLPSPVCSLNLTSDGSGDHHGWYVNYVEVTTAGVHAKCSQQSFEVEQWLATDTSPYELTAVRNNCPVSLRESVGRVGSEIRKTLSWIV, encoded by the exons ATGGCTCGCTGCGACGTTCTCCTCCTTACCGTCCTCGTCATCGCCACCTTCTCCTCAGTCTCATTCGCC GACGATGACGCAGAATGTGTCTACACATTCTACCTCAGGACCGGATCGATCTGGAAAGCCGGCACTGAATCGATCATAAGCGCTAGAATCTACGATAAATACGGAGACTACATTGGGATCCGAAACCTAGAGGCATGGGGTGGGTTAATGGGACCAGGTTACAAATACTACGAGAGGGGTAATCTCGACATTTTCAGTGGGAAAGCACCGTGTCTTCCGAGCCCAGTCTGTTCGTTGAATCTGACCTCCGACGGCTCCGGCGACCACCACGGGTGGTATGTTAACTACGTGGAGGTAACGACGGCAGGAGTCCACGCTAAGTGCTCGCAGCAAAGCTTTGAAGTTGAGCAATGGCTTGCGACCGATACGTCGCCTTATGAGCTCACTGCTGTTAGGAATAACTGCCCGGTTTCGCTTAGGGAGAGTGTCGGTCGGGTCGGGTCTGAGATCCGCAAGACTCTCTCGTGGATCGTGTGA
- the LOC103838065 gene encoding cysteine-rich receptor-like protein kinase 15 isoform X2 translates to MSSCSSCIFLFLFSFLTSYGASAENPFYLDLFCPNTTRNSTYFTNNREAVLSSLRNAAYSTEFQNATAGQAPNKVYGLFLCRGDMTPEVCLNCVTYAVNQILARCPNGNVAVIYYEECILRYSHKNIFSVLTLEGGHIRMNGYNISLNQEVRFREQVASMLNRAASEAANSPRKFYTTQANFSTVQTLYVLAQCTPDLTTRDCLTCLRSSIKGMPLNRYGGRLLWPSCNTRYELNKFYNETAIRTSPPRFGKLPSFVYFLPPGKGGNSNVLVVSVVVPIIVVVLILGACYCFLAKRAKKTSDTAPDFDGDGITTIESLQLDYRTIQAATDNFSENNKIGQGGFGEVYKGTFWNGTEVAAKKLSKSSGQGDIEFMNEVVVVAKLQHRNLVRLLGFSLNRKERILVYEYVPNKSLDYFLFDTSKQGQLDWSRRYTIIEGIARGMLYLHQDSRITIIHRDLKASNVLLDADMNPKVADFGMAKIFGIDQTQGNTSRIVGTFGYMSPEYAMHGHFSMKSDVYSFGVLVLEIISGKKNSKFYEKDGAHDLVTYVWRLWSNGTTLDIVDPVILDNCQKSEVVRCIHIGLLCVQEDHIVRPTMRTILMMLTSNTVTLPVPRQPGFFVQSRPQNDPLNSDQSRTSNSFPGSLDDASVTELSPR, encoded by the exons ATGTCTTCTTGCTCCTCTTGCATCTTCCTCTTCCTTTTCTCCTTCCTCACTAGTTATGGAGCTTCTGCTGAAAACCCTTTTTACCTAGACCTGTTTTGCCCGAATACGACTAGAAACAGCACTTACTTCACCAATAATCGCGAAGCCGTCTTGTCCTCTCTCCGAAACGCTGCATACTCCACCGAATTCCAAAACGCAACGGCAGGACAAGCCCCCAACAAGGTCTACGGACTTTTCCTTTGCCGGGGAGACATGACTCCAGAAGTTTGTCTTAACTGCGTAACGTATGCCGTCAACCAAATCTTAGCACGGTGTCCGAATGGGAATGTAGCCGTTATCTACTACGAGGAGTGTATCCTTAGATACTCTCACAAGAATATTTTCTCTGTCCTTACACTCGAAGGAGGACATATCAGGATGAACGGTTATAATATTTCGTTGAACCAAGAAGTCCGTTTCCGAGAACAGGTGGCGTCCATGTTGAACCGAGCAGCGTCCGAGGCAGCGAACAGTCCTAGAAAGTTCTACACGACACAGGCTAATTTTTCCACAGTCCAGACTTTGTACGTCTTGGCTCAGTGCACTCCTGATCTTACTACACGAGACTGTTTGACCTGTTTGCGATCGTCCATCAAGGGAATGCCTCTTAACAGATACGGAGGAAGACTTCTCTGGCCTAGTTGTAATACAAGGTACGAGCTTAACAAATTCTACAACGAAACCGCCATTAGAACATCTCCTCCACGATTTGGTAAACTCCCTtcctttgtttattttcttcctc CAGGGAAAGGCGGGAATTCAAATGTGTTAGTCGTATCCGTCGTTGTGCCTATAATAGTGGTTGTTCTAATTCTCGGAGCTTGTTATTGCTTCCTTgcaaagagagcaaagaagactTCTGATACTGCACCAGACTTTGATG GAGATGGGATAACAACCATAGAGTCGTTGCAACTTGATTATAGAACAATCCAAGCTGCAACAGATAATTTTTCAGAAAATAATAAGATTGGTCAAGGTGGATTTGGTGAAGTTTACAAG GGTACATTTTGGAATGGGACTGAAGTTGCAGCGAAGAAACTGTCAAAATCGTCAGGACAAGGTGACATAGAGTTCATGAAcgaggttgttgttgttgcaaaGCTTCAGCACAGAAACTTGGTTAGGCTTCTCGGATTTTCTCTAAATCGAAAAGAAAGGATATTGGTCTACGAGTATGTGCCTAACAAAAGCCTTGATTACTTCCTCTTTG ACACTTCAAAGCAAGGCCAGCTGGACTGGTCTCGACGATACACAATCATTGAAGGGATTGCTCGGGGGATGCTATATCTTCATCAAGATTCACGAATCACAATCATTCACCGTGACCTTAAGGCGAGTAACGTACTCCTAGATGCGGATATGAATCCAAAAGTTGCTGATTTTGGAATGGCGAAGATCTTTGGAATTGATCAAACCCAAGGAAACACAAGCAGAATAGTTGGTACCTT CGGTTATATGTCTCCTGAATATGCCATGCATGGCCATTTCTCAATGAAATCAGATGTCTATAGCTTTGGAGTGTTAGTTCTTGAAATTATAAGTGGAAAGAAGAACAGCAAATTCTACGAGAAAGACGGCGCACATGACTTGGTCACATAT GTTTGGAGGCTATGGAGTAACGGAACAACATTAGACATTGTGGATCCTGTTATTTTAGATAATTGCCAAAAGAGTGAAGTGGTTCGATGCATCCATATCGGTCTTTTATGCGTTCAAGAAGATCATATAGTGCGTCCGACCATGCGAACCATTTTAATGATGCTCACTAGTAATACAGTGACTTTACCAGTGCCTCGACAACCAGGGTTTTTTGTTCAGAGTAGGCCCCAAAATGACCCGCTAAATTCAGATCAATCAAGGACAAGCAACTCTTTTCCAGGGTCTCTCGACGATGCATCAGTCACTGAGTTATCTCCTCGTTGA
- the LOC117128059 gene encoding uncharacterized protein LOC117128059: protein MSIEMKRCKKLCQASTVSIRFWFLPSKTLRTRCLNSSDLRNLLTPSTLIKHDASFNATYPSSRSVSPPIKSIMNGQLICSSTIESTLMPATVNVQPLSTFRHRPCNQNYRLTDSSRTILFNVILQSLQSGSGSGI from the exons ATGTCGATTGAGATGAAACGTTGTAAAAAACTGTGTCAAGCTTCGACAGTGTCCATTCGTTTTTGGTTCTTACCCTCGAAGACGTTACGAACGAGATGTCTTAATTCATCGGATTTAAGAAACCTCTTAACTCCATCAACGCTAATCAAGCACGATGCCTCATTCAATGCTACTTATCCCTCTTCTAGGAGTGTTTCTCCACCTATAAAAAG TATAATGAATGGCCAACTTATCTGTTCTTCAACAATTGAG TCGACCCTCATGCCAGCCACTGTGAATGTTCAGCCTCTCTCCACTTTCCGACACCGTCCGTGCAATCAGAACTACAGGCTGACTGATTCTTCTCGGACGATTCTGTTCAATGTTATTCTCCAATCCCTGCAGAGCGGTTCAGGTTCCGGGATCTGA
- the LOC103837906 gene encoding inositol-3-phosphate synthase codes for MFIESFKVESPNVKYTENEIHSVYDYETTEVVHENRNGTYQWVVKPKTVKYDFKTDTRVPKLGVMLVGWGGNNGSTLTAGVIANKEGISWATKDKVQQANYFGSLTQASSIRVGSYNGEEIYAPFKSLLPMVNPDDVVFGGWDISDMNLADAMARARVLDIDLQKQLRPYMEHMVPLPGIYDPDFIAANQGSRANSVIKGTKKEQVDQIIKDMREFKEKNKVDKLVVLWTANTERYSDVVVGLNDTMENLLASVEKNESEISPSTLYAIACVLEGIPFINGSPQNTFVPGLIELAITKNCLIGGDDFKSGQTKMKSVLVDFLVGAGIKPTSIVSYNHLGNNDGMNLSAPQTFRSKEISKSNVVDDMVASNGILFEPGEHPDHVVVIKYVPYVGDSKRAMDEYTSEIFMGGKNTIVMHNTCEDSLLAAPIILDLVLLAELSTRIQFKAEGEGKFHSFHPVATILSYLTKAPLVPPGTPVVNALSKQRAMLENILRACVGLAPENNMILEYK; via the exons ATGTTCATCGAGAGCTTCAAGGTAGAGAGCCCAAACGTGAAGTACACAGAGAACGAGATCCATTCCGTGTACGATTACGAAACCACCGAGGTCGTCCATGAGAACCGTAACGGCACTTACCAATGGGTCGTCAAGCCCAAAACCGTCAAATACGATTTCAAAACAGACACTCGTGTCCCCAAGCTAGG CGTCATGCTCGTTGGATGGGGAGGAAACAACGGATCAACCTTAACCGCCGGTGTGATCGCCAACAAAGa AGGGATCTCTTGGGCGACTAAAGACAAAGTGCAACAAGCAAACTACTTTGGCTCCCTCACTCAAGCTTCTTCGATCCGGGTCGGATCTTACAACGGTGAAGAGATCTACGCTCCTTTCAAGAGTCTTCTCCCCATGGTGAACCCTGACGATGTTGTGTTTGGTGGTTGGGACATAAGCGACATGAACTTAGCAGACGCCATGGCTAGAGCCAGAGTTCTCGACATTGATCTCCAGAAACAGCTCAGGCCTTACATGGAGCACATGGTCCCACTCCCTGGGATATACGACCCTGACTTCATCGCTGCGAATCAAGGGTCACGTGCTAATAGCGTGATAAAAGGTACTAAGAAAGAACAAGTCGACCAGATCATCAAGGATATGAG GGAGTTTAAGGAGAAGAACAAGGTGGATAAGCTAGTTGTCTTGTGGACAGCCAACACAGAGCGTTACAGCGATGTGGTCGTAGGGCTTAACGACACGATGGAGAATCTCTTGGCTTCTGTGGAGAAGAACGAGTCTGAGATCTCGCCTTCTACGCTTTATGCGATCGCTTGTGTTCTTGAAGGCATTCCTTTTATCAATGGGAGTCCTCAGAACACGTTTGTTCCAGGACTCATCGAGCTGGCTATAACGAAGAACTGTTTGATCGGTGGGGATGATTTCAAGAGTGGTCAGACTAAGATGAAGTCTGTTCTGGTCGATTTCCTTGTCGGAGCTGGCATCAAG CCTACTTCGATTGTGAGCTATAATCATTTGGGAAACAATGATGGCATGAACCTCTCGGCGCCGCAGACTTTCAGATCCAAGGAGATCTCAAAGAGTAATGTGGTGGACGACATGGTGGCTAGTAACGGCATCCTCTTTGAGCCTGGTGAACATCCTGACCATGTTGTTGTCATCAAG TATGTGCCTTATGTTGGGGATAGTAAGAGAGCCATGGACGAGTACACCTCGGAGATATTCATGGGAGGGAAGAATACAATTGTTATGCATAACACTTGTGAGGATTCTCTATTGGCTGCTCCAATCATCTTGGATCTTGTTCTTCTCGCTGAGCTCAGCACCAGAATCCAATTCAAAGCTGAAGGAGAG GGGAAGTTTCACTCTTTCCACCCAGTAGCTACCATACTCAGTTACCTCACAAAGGCACCTCTTGTACCACCCGGGACACCTGTGGTGAACGCCCTATCTAAGCAGAGGGCTATGCTGGAGAACATCCTCAGGGCCTGCGTTGGGCTTGCGCCAGAGAACAACATGATCTTGGAGTACAAGTGA
- the LOC103837908 gene encoding NDR1/HIN1-like protein 13, with protein MEGPRLPPSATFHESDDDKPDDPPPTWHRPTSSLSALPSQDPPSHHWRNHSLNLSPILDTPSRFLPPQDSIPELETYVVQVPRDQIYWTPPPEHAKYVEKLRNNPERNKKNGCSKRLMWFFIILIAFGSILGAITLILHLVFNPALPIFAVERLNVKTSSFEVTLRAENPTSNMGVSYVMKPNGVVSLTYKNKRLGRGKFPKMFQAASGSDKVNVKLDGSTKNAVMPPRGSKQAVSLVLKMELKADYEAGPVKKNKEVVVTCDVKVKGLLDAKKVEIVSENCESEFKD; from the coding sequence ATGGAGGGGCCACGGCTTCCTCCTTCCGCCACCTTCCATGAATCCGACGATGACAAACCCGACGATCCTCCTCCAACCTGGCACCGTCCAACCTCAAGTCTCTCCGCATTGCCATCTCAAGATCCTCCATCACACCATTGGCGTAatcattctcttaatctctcccCAATCCTGGACACACCTTCCCGGTTTCTTCCTCCTCAGGATTCAATCCCTGAGCTAGAGACTTACGTTGTCCAGGTACCAAGAGATCAAATCTATTGGACTCCTCCTCCGGAGCACGCAAAGTACGTCGAGAAACTCCGTAATAACCCggagagaaacaaaaagaatGGGTGTTCTAAACGTCTTATGTGGTTCTTTATCATCTTGATCGCTTTTGGATCCATCCTCGGTGCCATCACTCTCATCCTTCATCTCGTTTTCAACCCCGCTCTTCCCATTTTTGCGGTTGAGCGATTAAATGTAAAAACAAGTAGTTTCGAGGTCACGTTGAGAGCAGAGAATCCCACGTCCAACATGGGGGTGAGCTACGTAATGAAACCAAACGGTGTCGTTTCGTTAACGTACAAGAACAAGAGACTAGGACGCGGGAAATTCCCAAAGATGTTCCAGGCCGCGTCTGGATCCGACAAGGTCAATGTAAAGCTCGATGGATCGACCAAGAACGCGGTTATGCCACCTCGGGGATCAAAACAAGCGGTGAGTTTGGTGCTGAAGATGGAGCTAAAGGCGGATTATGAAGCAGGACCGGTGAAGAAGAACAAGGAAGTTGTGGTGACTTGTGATGTTAAGGTTAAGGGGTTATTAGATGCCAAGAAGGTGGAGATTGTGTCGGAGAATTGTGAGAGTGAGTTTAAGGACTGA
- the LOC103838065 gene encoding cysteine-rich receptor-like protein kinase 15 isoform X1: MSSCSSCIFLFLFSFLTSYGASAENPFYLDLFCPNTTRNSTYFTNNREAVLSSLRNAAYSTEFQNATAGQAPNKVYGLFLCRGDMTPEVCLNCVTYAVNQILARCPNGNVAVIYYEECILRYSHKNIFSVLTLEGGHIRMNGYNISLNQEVRFREQVASMLNRAASEAANSPRKFYTTQANFSTVQTLYVLAQCTPDLTTRDCLTCLRSSIKGMPLNRYGGRLLWPSCNTRYELNKFYNETAIRTSPPRFGKGGNSNVLVVSVVVPIIVVVLILGACYCFLAKRAKKTSDTAPDFDGDGITTIESLQLDYRTIQAATDNFSENNKIGQGGFGEVYKGTFWNGTEVAAKKLSKSSGQGDIEFMNEVVVVAKLQHRNLVRLLGFSLNRKERILVYEYVPNKSLDYFLFDTSKQGQLDWSRRYTIIEGIARGMLYLHQDSRITIIHRDLKASNVLLDADMNPKVADFGMAKIFGIDQTQGNTSRIVGTFGYMSPEYAMHGHFSMKSDVYSFGVLVLEIISGKKNSKFYEKDGAHDLVTYVWRLWSNGTTLDIVDPVILDNCQKSEVVRCIHIGLLCVQEDHIVRPTMRTILMMLTSNTVTLPVPRQPGFFVQSRPQNDPLNSDQSRTSNSFPGSLDDASVTELSPR, encoded by the exons ATGTCTTCTTGCTCCTCTTGCATCTTCCTCTTCCTTTTCTCCTTCCTCACTAGTTATGGAGCTTCTGCTGAAAACCCTTTTTACCTAGACCTGTTTTGCCCGAATACGACTAGAAACAGCACTTACTTCACCAATAATCGCGAAGCCGTCTTGTCCTCTCTCCGAAACGCTGCATACTCCACCGAATTCCAAAACGCAACGGCAGGACAAGCCCCCAACAAGGTCTACGGACTTTTCCTTTGCCGGGGAGACATGACTCCAGAAGTTTGTCTTAACTGCGTAACGTATGCCGTCAACCAAATCTTAGCACGGTGTCCGAATGGGAATGTAGCCGTTATCTACTACGAGGAGTGTATCCTTAGATACTCTCACAAGAATATTTTCTCTGTCCTTACACTCGAAGGAGGACATATCAGGATGAACGGTTATAATATTTCGTTGAACCAAGAAGTCCGTTTCCGAGAACAGGTGGCGTCCATGTTGAACCGAGCAGCGTCCGAGGCAGCGAACAGTCCTAGAAAGTTCTACACGACACAGGCTAATTTTTCCACAGTCCAGACTTTGTACGTCTTGGCTCAGTGCACTCCTGATCTTACTACACGAGACTGTTTGACCTGTTTGCGATCGTCCATCAAGGGAATGCCTCTTAACAGATACGGAGGAAGACTTCTCTGGCCTAGTTGTAATACAAGGTACGAGCTTAACAAATTCTACAACGAAACCGCCATTAGAACATCTCCTCCACGATTTG GGAAAGGCGGGAATTCAAATGTGTTAGTCGTATCCGTCGTTGTGCCTATAATAGTGGTTGTTCTAATTCTCGGAGCTTGTTATTGCTTCCTTgcaaagagagcaaagaagactTCTGATACTGCACCAGACTTTGATG GAGATGGGATAACAACCATAGAGTCGTTGCAACTTGATTATAGAACAATCCAAGCTGCAACAGATAATTTTTCAGAAAATAATAAGATTGGTCAAGGTGGATTTGGTGAAGTTTACAAG GGTACATTTTGGAATGGGACTGAAGTTGCAGCGAAGAAACTGTCAAAATCGTCAGGACAAGGTGACATAGAGTTCATGAAcgaggttgttgttgttgcaaaGCTTCAGCACAGAAACTTGGTTAGGCTTCTCGGATTTTCTCTAAATCGAAAAGAAAGGATATTGGTCTACGAGTATGTGCCTAACAAAAGCCTTGATTACTTCCTCTTTG ACACTTCAAAGCAAGGCCAGCTGGACTGGTCTCGACGATACACAATCATTGAAGGGATTGCTCGGGGGATGCTATATCTTCATCAAGATTCACGAATCACAATCATTCACCGTGACCTTAAGGCGAGTAACGTACTCCTAGATGCGGATATGAATCCAAAAGTTGCTGATTTTGGAATGGCGAAGATCTTTGGAATTGATCAAACCCAAGGAAACACAAGCAGAATAGTTGGTACCTT CGGTTATATGTCTCCTGAATATGCCATGCATGGCCATTTCTCAATGAAATCAGATGTCTATAGCTTTGGAGTGTTAGTTCTTGAAATTATAAGTGGAAAGAAGAACAGCAAATTCTACGAGAAAGACGGCGCACATGACTTGGTCACATAT GTTTGGAGGCTATGGAGTAACGGAACAACATTAGACATTGTGGATCCTGTTATTTTAGATAATTGCCAAAAGAGTGAAGTGGTTCGATGCATCCATATCGGTCTTTTATGCGTTCAAGAAGATCATATAGTGCGTCCGACCATGCGAACCATTTTAATGATGCTCACTAGTAATACAGTGACTTTACCAGTGCCTCGACAACCAGGGTTTTTTGTTCAGAGTAGGCCCCAAAATGACCCGCTAAATTCAGATCAATCAAGGACAAGCAACTCTTTTCCAGGGTCTCTCGACGATGCATCAGTCACTGAGTTATCTCCTCGTTGA